The following are encoded in a window of Flavobacteriales bacterium genomic DNA:
- a CDS encoding SRPBCC family protein → MLKKILLGLLAVIAVIIIVSRFQPDTYTVERSATIEAPPSVVFTQLNDFRNWEKFNPWADADPNARYTYEGPATGAGSVYLWEGNKEFGKGRFTITESKPDEYIKVDMRFIEPFEGAGVVEYRMAPAQGGTHLTETMTGEHSWMSKIMCLFVSFDDMLGEKFEEGHRRMNTVMRGIPVETMDLEQ, encoded by the coding sequence ATGCTCAAGAAGATCCTCCTCGGCCTCTTGGCGGTCATCGCCGTCATCATCATCGTCTCGCGCTTCCAGCCTGACACCTACACCGTGGAGCGCAGTGCCACCATCGAGGCGCCACCCAGCGTGGTGTTCACCCAGTTGAACGACTTCCGCAACTGGGAAAAGTTCAACCCCTGGGCCGATGCCGACCCCAACGCCAGGTACACCTACGAAGGCCCTGCGACCGGAGCGGGGTCTGTCTACCTCTGGGAAGGCAACAAGGAATTCGGCAAGGGGCGCTTCACCATCACCGAAAGCAAGCCGGATGAATACATCAAGGTGGACATGCGGTTCATCGAACCCTTTGAGGGTGCTGGCGTGGTGGAGTACCGTATGGCGCCTGCTCAGGGAGGCACGCACCTCACCGAGACCATGACCGGTGAGCACAGCTGGATGAGCAAGATCATGTGCCTCTTCGTGAGCTTCGATGACATGCTGGGGGAGAAGTTCGAGGAGGGCCACCGCCGTATGAACACGGTGATGAGGGGTATTCCGGTGGAGACCATGGACCTGGAGCAATGA
- a CDS encoding DUF1801 domain-containing protein — MTPMRTCPKGHRYNKTSDCPTCPQCEAERAPVDGWMVKLGAPARRALESAGIRSLEQLASRSEKDLLALHGFGPASLPILRKALEAAGLQFPSPAKPMRDLPKKPASTDEYLKQLPAEQRKALDHLRKQILAAVPGTEEAFAYGVPAFRYNGHPLVYVGASKNHCGLYGSVPPGFREALKGFKMGKGSIQFTPEKPIPPEVLKALLRAKAAEIEVRWPVKTTAKGRTRKSN; from the coding sequence ATGACTCCCATGCGCACCTGCCCGAAGGGCCATCGCTACAACAAGACAAGCGACTGCCCGACCTGTCCGCAATGTGAAGCCGAACGGGCCCCGGTGGACGGCTGGATGGTGAAGCTTGGCGCTCCCGCGCGCCGGGCGTTGGAAAGTGCGGGCATCCGTTCACTGGAGCAGTTGGCCTCACGAAGCGAGAAGGACCTGCTCGCGTTGCACGGCTTCGGCCCGGCCTCGCTGCCCATACTGCGTAAGGCGTTGGAAGCCGCCGGCCTTCAGTTCCCATCGCCCGCCAAGCCCATGCGAGATCTTCCCAAGAAGCCGGCCAGCACGGACGAATACCTCAAGCAGTTGCCCGCGGAACAGCGCAAGGCCCTGGATCACTTGCGCAAGCAGATCCTCGCGGCCGTGCCGGGCACCGAGGAAGCCTTCGCCTACGGCGTGCCCGCCTTCCGGTACAACGGCCATCCACTGGTGTACGTGGGCGCCTCGAAGAACCATTGCGGCTTGTACGGATCGGTGCCGCCCGGCTTCAGGGAAGCGCTCAAGGGATTCAAGATGGGCAAGGGCTCCATCCAGTTCACGCCGGAGAAGCCGATACCCCCGGAGGTGCTGAAGGCGCTGCTGAGAGCGAAGGCGGCAGAGATCGAGGTGCGGTGGCCGGTGAAAACGACCGCGAAGGGAAGGACAAGGAAGTCGAACTGA
- a CDS encoding DoxX family protein — MKKLNITYWIVTALFSGFMIFSSIGGITLHPEAVALLHDHLGYPLYFIKLISWAKVVGAIAILLPMMPARVKEWAYFGFFIDLVAGAFSFHAVGDPFAHWAPMLLFISVLIVAYALHHKRLSDVS; from the coding sequence ATGAAAAAGCTCAACATCACCTACTGGATCGTCACCGCGCTCTTCAGCGGGTTCATGATCTTCAGCAGCATCGGTGGTATCACCTTGCATCCGGAAGCCGTGGCCCTCCTCCACGATCACTTGGGCTATCCGCTCTACTTCATCAAGCTGATCTCCTGGGCCAAAGTGGTGGGTGCCATCGCCATCCTGCTGCCCATGATGCCGGCGCGCGTGAAGGAGTGGGCCTACTTCGGCTTCTTCATCGATCTGGTGGCGGGGGCGTTCTCCTTCCATGCCGTGGGCGATCCCTTCGCCCATTGGGCGCCAATGCTGCTGTTCATCAGCGTGCTCATCGTGGCTTATGCACTGCACCACAAGCGGCTGTCGGACGTTTCCTGA
- a CDS encoding DUF1428 domain-containing protein: MAHYIDAFVLPVPKVNMARYKRMATAAGKIWMEYGALQYWECMGDDLENTGPMLPFPKMTKSKPGETVMFSWIVFKDRRHRDQVNKKVLADPRMDEMYRQMMSPKIFDDKRMAYGGFKAIVECG, encoded by the coding sequence ATGGCACACTACATCGACGCGTTCGTCCTGCCCGTTCCCAAGGTGAACATGGCCCGCTACAAGCGTATGGCCACCGCTGCGGGCAAGATCTGGATGGAGTATGGCGCATTGCAGTACTGGGAGTGCATGGGCGATGACCTTGAAAACACAGGTCCCATGCTGCCATTCCCCAAGATGACCAAGAGCAAACCCGGAGAAACCGTGATGTTCTCCTGGATCGTGTTCAAGGACCGCAGGCACCGCGACCAGGTGAACAAGAAGGTGCTTGCCGACCCGCGCATGGACGAGATGTACCGACAGATGATGTCGCCGAAGATCTTCGATGACAAGCGAATGGCGTACGGTGGCTTCAAGGCGATCGTCGAATGCGGTTGA
- a CDS encoding SRPBCC domain-containing protein has translation MDATAQRTRNNVSTPTPDEIRITRVFDAPRELVWKAWTTPAMLVHWFGCAAFSTISADNDLREGGHWRVVLRTPDGEDIPSYGTYTAMKPVGHLAFTHQWEKAPVDVNPAHHRTLVTVDLYEEGTRTRLEFRQTGLVSEASRDSHIGGWCDSMDALAERIGRQQVA, from the coding sequence ATGGACGCCACCGCCCAACGCACCCGCAACAACGTCAGCACACCCACGCCTGACGAGATCCGCATCACCCGCGTGTTCGATGCCCCGCGCGAGTTGGTGTGGAAGGCCTGGACAACCCCCGCGATGCTCGTCCATTGGTTCGGTTGCGCGGCCTTCAGTACCATTTCGGCGGACAATGATCTGCGCGAAGGCGGCCACTGGCGCGTGGTGCTGCGCACGCCCGATGGCGAGGACATCCCCAGCTATGGCACCTATACGGCCATGAAGCCCGTTGGCCATCTGGCGTTCACGCACCAGTGGGAGAAGGCTCCTGTGGACGTGAATCCAGCCCACCACCGCACACTGGTGACCGTGGACCTGTATGAGGAGGGCACCAGGACGCGACTCGAGTTCCGCCAGACCGGCCTCGTTTCCGAAGCCTCGCGCGACAGCCACATCGGAGGCTGGTGCGACAGCATGGACGCGTTGGCGGAGCGGATCGGACGACAACAGGTGGCCTGA
- a CDS encoding class D beta-lactamase, whose amino-acid sequence MGKALPFLLLLLGCGNSAPVHIRSSREVRDDLRHLYDAERLTGSFILHDAGRDHWVFIDSAQADVATLPASTFKIFGSLFALETGIVKDAGHVKAWDGADYGREAANRDLSLRQAYDVSVYWYFRDVVREAGPETFKRWLDRVDYGNADTTGGYDQCWVRGGLRITPRQQVRFLERVQRQELPFRASTYAIVKDIMVREDTLGHVMRAKTGWAIGDEGSIGWYVGWVEAPVGGPWFFANRVMTPDTAHATFAGARIAIAKAVLREVGAWPR is encoded by the coding sequence ATGGGCAAGGCACTTCCATTTCTTCTGCTGCTGCTCGGTTGCGGCAATTCCGCCCCGGTACATATCAGGTCTTCGCGCGAGGTCCGGGACGACCTGCGCCACCTGTACGATGCCGAGCGGCTCACCGGATCCTTCATCCTGCACGATGCCGGCCGCGACCATTGGGTCTTCATCGACAGCGCCCAGGCCGATGTGGCCACCCTGCCCGCCAGCACCTTCAAGATCTTCGGCAGCCTCTTCGCCTTGGAGACCGGTATCGTGAAGGACGCCGGCCATGTGAAGGCCTGGGATGGTGCCGACTACGGGCGTGAAGCGGCGAACCGCGATCTCAGCCTGCGCCAGGCCTATGACGTGAGCGTGTACTGGTACTTCCGCGATGTGGTCCGCGAAGCCGGCCCGGAGACCTTCAAGCGTTGGCTGGATCGTGTGGACTATGGCAACGCCGACACCACGGGCGGCTATGACCAATGCTGGGTGCGGGGTGGACTGCGGATCACCCCACGCCAACAGGTCCGTTTCCTGGAGCGGGTGCAACGCCAGGAGCTGCCTTTCCGCGCAAGCACCTATGCCATCGTGAAGGACATCATGGTGCGCGAGGACACCCTGGGCCATGTGATGCGCGCCAAGACCGGCTGGGCCATCGGCGACGAAGGCAGCATCGGTTGGTACGTGGGCTGGGTGGAAGCGCCCGTGGGAGGACCCTGGTTCTTCGCCAACCGGGTGATGACACCGGATACCGCGCATGCCACCTTCGCGGGGGCGCGCATCGCTATCGCGAAAGCGGTGCTGCGTGAGGTCGGGGCGTGGCCTCGATGA
- a CDS encoding C40 family peptidase has protein sequence MPAVISPLSIVPVRAEPDDRAEMVSQWLFGETGEVLEERGNWSRLRFDHDGYEGWVDNKQIAPCPTPNYDPDQRVIGPNTIVDLGHRQVVLPYGAVLPFHEEGTILWQDRRVTVQAVTNHRPELERADLMEFYLHPFLGAPYLWGGRTPWGVDCSGLTQMIYILLGIYLPRDASQQAGEGDVVELLDLCEPGDLAFFANDEGRITHVGIVLTRNEEGDLRIAHSSGRVRIDKLDHQGIFNTEAGVYTHKLRMVRRVL, from the coding sequence ATGCCCGCGGTCATCTCCCCCCTCTCGATCGTCCCCGTGCGAGCCGAACCCGACGACCGCGCCGAGATGGTCTCGCAATGGCTCTTCGGCGAAACAGGCGAAGTGCTGGAGGAGCGCGGCAACTGGAGCCGGCTGCGTTTCGACCACGATGGCTATGAAGGCTGGGTGGACAACAAGCAGATCGCCCCCTGCCCCACCCCGAACTACGATCCGGACCAGCGGGTGATCGGCCCCAACACCATCGTGGACCTGGGTCACCGGCAGGTGGTGCTGCCCTACGGCGCCGTGCTTCCATTCCATGAGGAAGGCACCATCCTGTGGCAGGACCGCCGCGTTACCGTGCAGGCCGTGACCAACCACCGGCCCGAGTTGGAACGCGCCGACCTGATGGAGTTCTACCTGCATCCCTTCCTGGGCGCGCCCTATCTCTGGGGCGGCCGCACGCCCTGGGGCGTGGACTGCAGCGGGCTCACGCAGATGATCTACATCCTGTTGGGCATCTATCTCCCGCGTGATGCGTCGCAGCAGGCCGGTGAGGGCGATGTGGTGGAACTGCTGGACCTGTGCGAGCCCGGCGATCTCGCCTTCTTCGCCAACGACGAGGGCCGGATCACGCATGTGGGCATCGTCCTCACCCGCAACGAAGAGGGCGATCTGCGCATCGCCCACAGCAGCGGCCGCGTGCGGATCGACAAGCTGGACCACCAGGGCATCTTCAACACGGAGGCCGGGGTGTACACCCACAAGCTGCGGATGGTGCGGCGGGTGCTCTGA
- a CDS encoding acetyl-CoA C-acyltransferase, with protein MSKEVVIVSAVRTPMGSFGGALSEVPATQLGATAVKAAVERAGIKPELIQEVIMGSVLQANLGQAPARQAAKFAGLPDAVACTTVNKVCASGMKAIMMATQDIKLGDAEIVVAGGMESMSQTPFYVEKARYGYRYGHGQMIDGIVKDGLTDVYHQTAMGVSAELCAKEHGISREEQDAFAIESYKRSAAAWAAGKFADEVVPVTVKTRKGDAVVGEDEEYKNVNFEKVPALKPVFQKDGTVTAANASTINDGAAALVLMSADKAKELGLKPLARVLSWADAEQAPEWFTTTPAKALPRAVEKAGLKMSDIDFVELNEAFSVVGIANTKLMGLDPAKVNVNGGAVSLGHPLGCSGARIIVTLINVLKQNGGRYGAAGICNGGGGASAMVIEAL; from the coding sequence ATGTCCAAGGAAGTCGTCATCGTATCCGCCGTCCGCACCCCCATGGGCTCCTTTGGGGGCGCCCTTTCCGAAGTACCCGCCACCCAGCTGGGCGCCACCGCCGTGAAAGCCGCCGTGGAGCGGGCCGGCATCAAGCCCGAGCTGATCCAGGAGGTGATCATGGGCAGCGTGCTGCAGGCCAACCTGGGCCAGGCGCCCGCGCGGCAGGCGGCCAAATTCGCCGGCCTCCCCGATGCCGTGGCCTGCACCACCGTGAACAAGGTGTGCGCCAGCGGCATGAAGGCGATCATGATGGCCACGCAGGACATCAAGCTGGGCGATGCTGAGATCGTGGTGGCAGGTGGCATGGAGAGCATGAGCCAGACGCCTTTCTATGTGGAAAAGGCGCGCTACGGCTACCGCTACGGCCATGGGCAAATGATCGACGGCATCGTGAAGGATGGCCTCACCGACGTGTACCACCAGACCGCCATGGGCGTGAGCGCCGAACTGTGCGCCAAGGAGCATGGCATCAGCCGCGAGGAGCAGGACGCCTTCGCGATCGAGAGCTACAAGCGCAGCGCCGCCGCATGGGCCGCCGGCAAATTCGCCGATGAAGTGGTGCCCGTGACGGTGAAGACCCGCAAGGGCGATGCGGTCGTGGGTGAGGACGAGGAGTACAAGAATGTGAACTTCGAGAAGGTCCCGGCACTCAAGCCCGTGTTCCAGAAGGATGGCACGGTGACGGCCGCCAACGCCAGCACGATCAACGACGGAGCCGCCGCCCTGGTGCTGATGAGCGCCGACAAGGCGAAGGAACTCGGACTGAAGCCGCTGGCGCGCGTGCTGAGCTGGGCCGATGCCGAACAGGCGCCGGAATGGTTCACCACCACACCCGCCAAGGCCCTGCCGCGCGCGGTGGAGAAGGCCGGACTGAAGATGAGTGACATCGACTTCGTGGAATTGAACGAGGCGTTCAGCGTGGTGGGCATCGCCAACACCAAGCTCATGGGCCTGGACCCCGCCAAGGTGAACGTGAACGGCGGCGCCGTGTCGCTGGGTCATCCGCTGGGGTGCAGCGGCGCGCGCATCATCGTCACGCTGATCAATGTGCTGAAGCAGAATGGCGGCAGGTATGGTGCGGCCGGCATCTGCAACGGCGGCGGGGGTGCTAGCGCGATGGTCATAGAAGCCCTCTGA
- a CDS encoding S8 family peptidase — protein MMRLPASTLLLFATSLLVAQPRMPATTRAGLDRLALLAQAEPDPAKLTHTTQGNFPTALVHGRCMVGFLGLLHPGADLNEMQHGAIRWGARQGDIISFRVDVLALDAINSLGGLAFVELAGQVAPTLDRVLGATRVDSVHLGINLPQAYTGRDVLIGVTDWGFDYTHPMFYDTALTATRIRAAWDHFKQSGPAPPGFTYGTEYTTPGELLAAKGDTANIYSWATHGTHVSGIAGGGGAGTAYRGIAFEAEFLFTTFLVDAAAVLDAWTWMHQIAQQDGKRLVVNMSWGLHWIGTLDGTSLLSQAMAQLAAEGVVFVTSAGNNGGVDFHLARTFPADTLRSRVVFYSYASHPNMWGQSISLWGEPGAAFSAGFSLNNGATVLQESPWYHTATQPYYLDSLLVQGNDTILFNLTCDAAHPLNGRPHFRLRIHNRSTIQVVLQVTATAGTVHAWNVTELDNDVGNWGQAFLGTQPGWTQGDRHYGIGEPACAEDAISVAAYSAEYINSAGNPLGGGIANFSSFGPTLDGRLKPDITAPGVNVASSISAWTNNSYTAIQTINFQGENYPFARFSGTSMSSPAVAGIAALLLEADPSLTPQALKQLLQATARTDSFTGEIPPEGSTRWGMGKVNAYHAMLELLGLVGVPEIGSQGIGLWPNPAMDQVFLSLPDDQGAARITVQDAMGRVVADLPWNGAGPMVLEVAGWPAGLYVVRASWGGQQASARFIKP, from the coding sequence ATGATGCGCCTCCCCGCCTCCACCCTGCTGCTGTTCGCCACTTCCCTACTCGTCGCGCAGCCGCGCATGCCTGCCACCACCCGCGCAGGGCTGGACCGGCTCGCCTTGCTGGCCCAAGCAGAACCCGATCCAGCGAAACTGACCCACACCACACAAGGGAACTTCCCCACCGCTCTGGTACACGGACGCTGCATGGTGGGCTTCCTCGGCCTGCTCCACCCCGGTGCGGACCTGAACGAAATGCAGCATGGGGCCATTCGATGGGGTGCGCGCCAGGGTGACATCATCTCGTTCCGGGTGGACGTGCTGGCCCTCGATGCGATCAACAGCTTGGGCGGACTCGCTTTCGTGGAACTCGCCGGCCAAGTGGCGCCCACCCTGGACCGCGTGCTCGGCGCCACCCGCGTGGACAGCGTGCACCTGGGCATCAACCTGCCGCAGGCCTACACCGGGCGCGATGTGCTGATCGGCGTCACGGATTGGGGCTTCGACTACACCCATCCGATGTTCTACGACACGGCCTTGACCGCCACGCGCATCCGCGCCGCGTGGGACCACTTCAAGCAAAGCGGGCCTGCGCCACCGGGCTTCACCTATGGCACCGAATACACCACACCCGGAGAATTGCTCGCCGCCAAAGGTGATACGGCGAACATTTACAGTTGGGCCACGCACGGCACGCACGTCTCGGGCATCGCCGGCGGCGGCGGCGCAGGCACGGCCTATCGGGGCATCGCCTTCGAGGCGGAGTTCCTCTTCACCACTTTTCTTGTTGATGCCGCCGCCGTGCTCGACGCCTGGACCTGGATGCACCAGATCGCGCAGCAGGACGGCAAGCGGCTGGTGGTGAACATGAGCTGGGGCCTGCATTGGATCGGCACGCTGGACGGCACCTCCCTGCTCAGCCAGGCCATGGCACAACTCGCTGCGGAAGGCGTGGTCTTCGTCACTTCCGCCGGCAACAACGGTGGTGTGGACTTCCACCTGGCCCGCACCTTCCCGGCCGACACGCTGCGCTCGCGCGTGGTCTTCTACTCCTACGCCTCGCACCCCAACATGTGGGGGCAGAGCATCAGCCTGTGGGGCGAGCCGGGCGCCGCATTCTCCGCGGGCTTCTCGCTGAACAACGGCGCCACGGTGTTGCAGGAAAGTCCGTGGTACCACACCGCCACCCAACCCTACTACCTGGACAGCCTGCTGGTGCAGGGCAACGACACCATCCTTTTCAACCTCACCTGCGACGCGGCCCACCCACTCAACGGCCGCCCCCACTTCCGACTGCGCATCCACAACCGGAGCACCATCCAGGTGGTGCTGCAGGTCACGGCCACGGCGGGCACCGTGCATGCCTGGAACGTCACCGAATTGGACAACGACGTGGGCAACTGGGGCCAGGCCTTCCTGGGCACCCAGCCGGGGTGGACACAGGGCGACCGCCACTACGGCATCGGCGAACCGGCCTGTGCCGAGGACGCGATCTCGGTGGCCGCGTATTCGGCGGAATACATCAACAGCGCTGGGAATCCGCTGGGCGGCGGCATCGCCAATTTCTCCTCCTTCGGCCCTACGCTGGACGGCCGCCTCAAGCCCGACATCACCGCGCCGGGCGTGAACGTGGCCTCATCGATCAGTGCGTGGACGAACAATTCCTACACGGCCATCCAGACCATCAACTTCCAGGGGGAGAACTACCCCTTCGCGCGTTTCTCCGGCACCAGCATGTCGTCACCGGCTGTGGCGGGCATCGCGGCGCTGCTGCTGGAAGCGGATCCCTCCTTGACCCCGCAGGCGCTCAAACAACTGCTGCAAGCCACCGCGCGAACGGACAGTTTCACGGGTGAGATCCCTCCGGAAGGCAGCACACGCTGGGGCATGGGCAAGGTGAACGCCTACCACGCCATGCTGGAACTGCTGGGCCTGGTGGGTGTGCCGGAGATCGGTTCGCAGGGGATCGGGCTGTGGCCGAATCCCGCCATGGACCAGGTGTTCCTGTCGTTGCCTGATGACCAGGGAGCCGCGCGCATCACCGTGCAGGATGCCATGGGCCGGGTGGTCGCGGACCTGCCATGGAACGGAGCAGGACCGATGGTGCTGGAAGTGGCCGGTTGGCCCGCCGGGCTGTACGTGGTGCGCGCCTCATGGGGAGGCCAGCAAGCCAGCGCCCGCTTCATCAAGCCTTAA
- the creD gene encoding cell envelope integrity protein CreD → MDTIPPTPPAPPSNGSGSWIRRSMTLRVALIAVMALLMLIPLSMVESLIHEREWTKQSAQQEVSATWGGPQVVTGPVISVPYETQVRVESTEGGGRYELRNVIAHAHFLPETLDIATDLEPEKRKRGIYEVVVYRGSITLSGKFKPLSANDLDLNDRLRWADATMTVGVSDLRSIRSAVTMRLGQRELAFEPGAPSSDVVGTAVQAPLSLADGAMDQELPFTMSLQLNGSSSLRLSPVGRVTTASLVSTWPDPSFQGAFLPDSSKIDDQGCSARWTVLHLNRPYPQQFTGSRAYQIQESAFGLDLILPVDEYRKSSRAAKYGLMLITLVFTVFFFVEVLQRMRIHPIQYLLVGLALTIFYALLIALSEHVGFGAAYAIAAVAVVGLVVFYAASVFRMPRATRLLAMVLVLVYGFVLTIIHQEDYALLMGSIGLFIVLAVVMALARKIDWYNVRGDRP, encoded by the coding sequence ATGGACACCATTCCTCCAACACCTCCCGCGCCGCCCTCCAATGGATCCGGTTCGTGGATCCGCCGCTCCATGACCCTGCGCGTGGCGCTGATCGCCGTGATGGCGCTGCTGATGCTGATCCCCCTGTCCATGGTGGAGAGCCTCATCCACGAACGGGAGTGGACCAAGCAATCGGCGCAGCAGGAGGTGAGCGCCACCTGGGGCGGGCCGCAGGTGGTGACCGGCCCGGTGATCAGTGTGCCGTACGAGACGCAGGTGCGGGTGGAAAGCACCGAGGGCGGTGGCCGCTACGAGTTGCGCAACGTGATCGCGCACGCCCATTTCCTGCCCGAGACGCTGGACATCGCCACGGACCTGGAGCCGGAGAAACGCAAACGTGGCATCTACGAGGTGGTCGTCTACCGGGGAAGCATCACACTCTCCGGGAAGTTCAAGCCGCTTTCGGCGAATGACCTGGACCTGAACGACCGGCTGCGCTGGGCCGATGCCACCATGACCGTCGGTGTCAGCGATCTGCGCAGCATCCGCAGCGCGGTGACCATGCGCTTGGGGCAGCGCGAATTGGCCTTCGAGCCGGGAGCGCCATCCTCCGATGTGGTGGGTACCGCCGTGCAGGCGCCGCTCTCCCTGGCCGATGGGGCCATGGACCAGGAACTGCCCTTCACCATGTCGCTGCAACTCAATGGCAGTTCCTCGCTGCGCCTGTCGCCAGTGGGGCGCGTCACCACCGCATCGTTGGTCTCCACCTGGCCGGACCCGAGTTTCCAAGGGGCCTTTCTGCCGGATTCCTCGAAGATCGACGACCAGGGCTGTTCGGCCCGGTGGACCGTGCTCCACCTGAACCGGCCCTACCCGCAGCAGTTCACCGGCAGCCGCGCGTACCAGATCCAGGAGAGCGCCTTCGGATTGGACCTGATCCTGCCCGTGGACGAGTACCGGAAGAGTTCGCGCGCCGCCAAGTACGGCCTGATGCTGATCACCCTGGTGTTCACCGTCTTCTTCTTCGTGGAAGTGCTGCAGCGCATGCGCATCCACCCGATCCAATACCTGCTGGTGGGCCTGGCGTTGACCATCTTCTATGCCTTGCTCATCGCCCTGAGCGAGCATGTGGGCTTCGGTGCGGCCTACGCCATCGCGGCGGTGGCGGTGGTGGGCCTGGTGGTGTTCTACGCCGCCAGCGTCTTCCGCATGCCGCGCGCCACGCGCCTGCTGGCCATGGTGCTGGTGCTGGTCTACGGCTTCGTGCTCACCATCATCCACCAGGAGGACTACGCCCTGCTGATGGGCAGCATCGGGCTGTTCATCGTGCTGGCCGTGGTGATGGCGCTGGCGCGGAAGATCGACTGGTACAACGTGCGCGGCGATCGGCCCTGA